TACCCTCTTCTTATTGGAGCTCCAGTTAGAAAAGTTAAAAATGTACTTCTCAAATATCTATGTGGAGTTATTACTAGATTATAGGCTTCCATCTTCAATTTTTTAGCTATTGCCCAAAACCCTTTTATCCCCTTATGCTCTCCCCTTTTATCATACTCTATTATATGATTTAAGTGAGGATTGTTTCTCAATATAGATGCTCCCACTGGGGTTGTTAAATATGTTATCTCAGCCTTTGGATATGTATCTCTCAACTTCTTGATAAGTGGTGTCGATAATACTATATCCCCTATAAATGCTGTATGAATAATCAAAATTCTAATTTTTTTCACCCTCTTCCAATAAAAAACTTTCCTCTATGTATCCTAGAAGTTCCTCTTCCATACCCTTGTTATAGGTATCAAAGTATGGATTTTTATAATCTTCCTTTGGATTATCTCTATCAGGAACTAAGTATTTTACCTTACTATTTCCAAAAACTCCCCATCTCAATGTGCTTTGAGTTGCCTTAGCTGGATAAATTCCAACTATTCTTTTTTGAAGAGCTCCAGCTATGTGAGTAGGTCCAGTTGAGGCTCCTAGATATACAGTAGCCCTATCTATTATAGCAGCTATATTTAAAAGGTCTCCCCCATTAGCATATAGATACACTCTATCTCTATCTATTCCCTCTACTAGCTTCAATCCTCTCTCTTCCTCTGAGATATGACAGATTATAAGTACATTCTTATCTGGATTTTCATCTCTAAATCTTTGAAGTAAAGAGATATACTCCTCATCTCTTATATTTTTAGCTGAACCACCTATAAATGGATTTACAACTAGAGTTTCTCCCACTACATTATATGTAGAGAAAAAAGTATCTGCTGCCTTTATGTTCTCTTTTCCCAAATATATTCTGGTATTTACTTCAAATACCTCATTATATCTCTTCTCATCTGCCTTTTTTATCAGGTCTAAATTGTATTCAGCCTCATTTTTTATAGATTTAGATCTCTTCTGCCAAACTCCCTTATTAAAGGTAAAAAATGAGTACAACTTAGATAGAGGTCCTATCTTTATAGGTGCCTTACTTGCCTTAGCTAGCTGTGAAACAAATCTATCATTATATAGGGCTATAAATATATCAGCTTTAAAATATGGTATCTTCTCTAAAAGTTCATTCTGAGTGTAATCATCTATCTTTATAATTCTATCTACATACGGAAGATTTTTCACTATCTCATAGTTATATCTTCTTACTAAAACTACCAGCTCAGCTTGAGGATACATCTTTTTTATCATAAAAAAACTAGGAACTGAAAGTATCAAGTCCCCTATCTTATCAGTTCTTGAAACTATTACTCTTTTAATATCCATAATCCTTCCTTTTATCTCTTAATATAACTTCCATTTTTAGTTATCTCATACAGTTTATAATATTTTACCATAGTGTAAAGAGAACTTGTACAAGCTAGTAAAAATCCTTCTTTTCCATCTAAAAATCCAAATCTTAATAGATACATTCTCAAGAACTTAAATATAGGATTAAAAGCTAGTTGGAAAATATTGCATCTTTTTCCTCTTTTATAGTACTCTATTGCTCCCTCTGTAGTATAACGATTAAACTTTGTAAAATAATCTCCTAAGGTAGAGTAACTATGATGATATATCTCCTCTTTCAATGTATATATCTTTTCCTTTGTTTCAAAAGATTCGTGAACAGTATTACTATTGAATCTTCCAGCACTCTTTCTAAAAAGCCTTATATGGTAACTGTTACTCCACCCTCCATATCTTATCTTCTTTCCAAAACAAACCGAGGTGAAGTTGATATTGAAAACACTACCACTATCCTTTGAATTTTTTATCTCTAAAATTCTTTTTTGAAGTTCTGGGGATATCTCCTCATCGGCATCAATATTTAGTATCCACTCTCCACTTGCCTTATCTATTGCAGAGTTTCTCTGTGGTCCATAACCTTTCCAACTCTCTACATAGAATTTTGCTCTATATTTTTTAGCAATCTCCTCTGTTCTATCTGTAGAACCACTATCCACTATAACTATCTCATCGGCTATATCTTTAACTGACTCTAAGGTCTTTTCTAAAATTCTTTCTTCATTCATTGTTATCATTGCAACTGATAATCTCATATCTCTCTCCTATGACACCCAACCATATATTTTTCCTAAGATATAATTTCTTGCTATAAAAAGATTTAGCTTAAATTTTTCTGGAGTAAATTTTCT
This DNA window, taken from Candidatus Fusobacterium pullicola, encodes the following:
- a CDS encoding glycosyltransferase family 9 protein, producing MDIKRVIVSRTDKIGDLILSVPSFFMIKKMYPQAELVVLVRRYNYEIVKNLPYVDRIIKIDDYTQNELLEKIPYFKADIFIALYNDRFVSQLAKASKAPIKIGPLSKLYSFFTFNKGVWQKRSKSIKNEAEYNLDLIKKADEKRYNEVFEVNTRIYLGKENIKAADTFFSTYNVVGETLVVNPFIGGSAKNIRDEEYISLLQRFRDENPDKNVLIICHISEEERGLKLVEGIDRDRVYLYANGGDLLNIAAIIDRATVYLGASTGPTHIAGALQKRIVGIYPAKATQSTLRWGVFGNSKVKYLVPDRDNPKEDYKNPYFDTYNKGMEEELLGYIEESFLLEEGEKN
- a CDS encoding glycosyltransferase family 2 protein, with the translated sequence MRLSVAMITMNEERILEKTLESVKDIADEIVIVDSGSTDRTEEIAKKYRAKFYVESWKGYGPQRNSAIDKASGEWILNIDADEEISPELQKRILEIKNSKDSGSVFNINFTSVCFGKKIRYGGWSNSYHIRLFRKSAGRFNSNTVHESFETKEKIYTLKEEIYHHSYSTLGDYFTKFNRYTTEGAIEYYKRGKRCNIFQLAFNPIFKFLRMYLLRFGFLDGKEGFLLACTSSLYTMVKYYKLYEITKNGSYIKR